The region AATTCTTTAAAAGAATTGCTTGATAGATACGGTAAAGATTTTGTAACAATTTATAAAATATGTTCTAAAAATGTAACAATAAAACACATGGGAGAGTAAAAATGCAAGAAAATATAACAAACAAAACAGGTGATTTTGCAATGGCTTTTGATTTAATGATAGAAAATAACGATTATAATTTTAGTGAAGAAAATATAATAAAATATATCAATCTAATAGAACAACCAAAACCGATTGTAAATTTTCTAATAAAGAAAAAATAATATTAGTAATCTCAACTATCTTATGCTTTACACCACTTGGTTTTATTGTACTGCCAATAATACTAATCTATTTATAAAAAATTTAATAAATAGATTTGATTGTTTATAATTTAAATCTTTGGAGAGCATAAGAGAGAACAGGTGTTAAATTAAGCGAATATTTATAATAAATTAGTCTCAACGCCAAGATAACTCTCAAATGATGCAAAATAAGTGTTTAAGTAGAATGCCCTAATATAAGTGAAGTTTCAAAAATACTAGATAAAAATAAAATAGAGCATATTATAAAAATAATCTAATTACGGATTCAAATTCCACTTGGAATTTAAATCACTATTGATTAAAATTTAATTTTATGCTTTAGATATTTTTTATAGACTATTATTTCTATAATAATCAAGAAAATAAAAATCCCGAAATTATCAAACATATCATTCTTCGTTTCACCAACAAACACCCACCAAGCTATACCACTAAATATAACAGCTACTGGGTATAAAATAAAGATATAATTTATTTTTTTAATTATATTTAGTTTTACATTTTTTATTAATCTCATATTATTTGATACTTCTAAATCACTTCCGTAAGCCATTTTATGAAATGCTATAGCATATTCACCTTGTTTAAAATCATAAAAATTATTTATTATTTCTACAGTTCTCATTTATGCTCCTATATGTTTAATACTTGCTTTTGATGTGGCTTTATAAATAGCTATCATTTCATCACCATATTTTTTAGCAAGGTCTTTTAGTTTTAATTCATTTGCGCATAAAATATTTACTTCTTTATTTCTTTTTATTTTTTAAGGCAAATAAAATGATAAAAAAGCTATACCTAAAAAACAGAACAAAATAATATGTAACATAAAAAATCCAACATTAAACCCAACAATAGCAGCTGTTATAATTGCTAAAAAAGTACCAATAATAATACTTGGAATAACCCAAATATCATGCTCTATTCCTTCTAATATACAATTTGCCTCGTAAATAGGCTGAGTAGTGCTTTGGCATTCATAAACTATATTTGCTCTTTCTAAAATAGCGTTTAAATTTAGACTTTCTCCATTAGGATTTGGCTTACCTATGATTGCTAAAGTGCCTTTTATTCTAAAATTATTATTTACTTTAGTTTCTGTATTGATTGTAGACCTTGATTTATAAGAGTTAGAAAAAACACCAACAACCCTACCCTCTGTATGCATAGTCCCTGATGTTTGCATACTATCAGTATAGCTATCTCTTACTATATTTAAAACACAATTAAAACCTAAATAACTAGCTAGATTTTTTAATGACTTTTCTGCATCTTCATAGTTAATTGTGGATTTTGCAGTTATTTCTATTTCACTCATATAAATTAAACCATATTGAGTAACGTCGTTATTATTAACTAACAAAACGCCTTTAAACAAATCATATTTGTTTTCATTTTGATTTTCGTTTGTAGTTAAATCACTCATTTTATCTCCTTTGGAGTGATTATACCCCCCCCCAAGATAAATGAATGGTAAATAAAAAATAATTTAGAAATTTAGCACCATAAAAAGTGCTAAATTATTTGTGTCTATAAGTAATGCGTCCTTTATCAAGACTATAAGGAGTTAGCTCAACTCTTACTCTATCTCCTGGCATAATTTTAATATAGTGCATTCTCATTTTACCCGCAATGTGGCATAAAATTACGTGTTTGTTATCAAGCTCAACTTTAAAAGTTGCATTTGGTAAAGCTTCAATAACTTCGCCGTCAATTTCTATTACATCATCTTTAGCCATAATTTTCCTTTGTAAAAATGTAAAGGTCAATAATAACATAAAAACCATTAAAAAACTAAATTTATTATTAAATAAAATAATTTAAAATAAAAGTTTATTTCACACAAGGATAAAGTTATGAAAAGAAGAACATTTTTAACTTTATCGTCTGCAGTTGCAGCAAACACTTTACTAAGTGCGAATGAAACACCTTTAGTAAATAATACTCAAGCAACAAAAGACGATAGTAAAGAATACATTGTAAGCTTAAAACATAATTTAAGCGAATTAGGCGAAGTTAGCAAAATATGGCTTCCATTACCAAAATCACGCTCATATCAATACCTTACAAGTGATATTGTAAATAGTGGAAATTACAATGAAATTTATTTAAGTGATTTTGAAACTAATAGTTTATATGCAAGTTTTTCTAATGTAAAAGCTGAATTAATAACACAATTTAGCATTAAAACTCACGATAGAATTACTGATTTTTCTAAAGTTAATTTTAATGAAAACGAGAAATTAGACGAAAGTATCGCACAATATTTAAAACCAAGCGAACATATTTTTACTAGTGGAATAGTAAAAGAATATGCACTAAAAATTACAAAAGGTATAAAAGGCGATTTAGAAAAAGCAAAAGCTATTTATGATTGGGTAGCACTTAATTTTACTCGTGATGAGAGCGTAATTGGGTGTGGAATTGGTGATGCTAAGGCTATTTTAGAAAGTAAAAAACTTTATGGCAAATGCACTGATATTAGCTCTGTTTTTGTAGCACTTTTAAGAAGTATTAATATTCCTGCTAGAGAGTGCTTTGGAATTCGTTTAGGTGCGAGTAGATTTTATGCTGCAATGGGTAGTAAAGAAAATATAACAAAAGCTCAACATTGTAGGGCGGAGTTTTATCTAAAAGGCTATGGGTGGATTCCTTGCGATCCTGCTGATGTAGCTAAAGTTAAATTATCTTTAAACCTAGATAATAATGATAGTGGGATACAAAAATTAAGAGAATTTCAATTCGGCAATTGGGAAATGTGTTGGTGCGAGTTTAATACTAAAAGAGATTTCGTGCTAATTCCACGCCCAGCTCAAGCACCGCTTAATAATTTTGGCTATGTATATGCTGAAGTTGATTCAAATACTATTGATTATTATTCACCTAATGAATTTGTATATGAATACACTTCAAAACAAATATGAAAAAATATTTAATATCAATGTTTATCTTAGCTATTAGCTCTAGCCTTTGTTGTGTTGGAGCTATTAGTTTTTTGATATTTGGAGTAAGCCTTGTTAATTTTGATTTTTTAGCACCTTTTAGAGTATATTTAGGGATTGCAACCTGCATTTTATATTGCATATTTGTCTATAAAAAACTAAATCAAAAAAATAAAATCAGATTATTTTTAATAGGACTTGCATTATTATTTATCATATTTTATCCTGAAATTATAGGAGCAATGATTTGAAAAAAATATTATTGTTAAGCTTATTTTTAAGTGTTTTAAATGCTTATGAATACACTTTAGAAATTCCTAAAATACATTGTCCATTATGCACGGCAATTGTTAGAAAGGCACTACTAAAAATTGATGGAGTAAATAAAGTAAATGTTAGTTTAGAAAATAAAACAGCGATAATTAAAAGCGATAAAGAACTTAACGAAAGCATAATAAATCAAGCACTTTTTAATACAGGCTATCAAGGAATACTTAAATAAATCCTATTTTAAAAAGAATTTAAAATAGGATTAAAAATTAATTTTGATATGGAACTAATTTAATATCTGTCTTTAATAATTCGTTCATTCCACCATCAAGATTTATTATATTAGTAAAGCCGTTTTGCTCAAGCATTTTAGTTACCATTGCACTTCTTTTGCCACTTTTACACATAATTGCTATCTTGCTGTCCTTTGCAAAATTTTTATTAACTTCGTTTAAAAATTCCGGATTTATACTTCCATCTTCATTTAAATATGTAATCAGTTTTGCACCATTTACAACGCCTGTTTCAGCATACTCTTTCGGCATTCTAACATCAATTAAATTCTCATTATTTGAAAAATCAAATTCGCTAATTTTCACATTAGTTACATCAGCATTTAAAAATCCAAATAAACCTAAAAACATTAATAATTTTTTCATATTAATCCTTTAAAGTATTAAAAATTCTATCACCAGCATCACCAAGACCTGGGATAATATAGCCTTTTTCATTCAGCCCTTTATCCAAACAAGCAGTAATTAATGCTACATCTGGATGCTTTGCTTTCATTTTACTAACCGCCTCAGGTGCCGCTATTATACTAGCAAAAATTATTTTTTTTACGCCTACTTTTTTTAATCTATCAACAGCTGCAATAGCACTTCCGCCTGTTGCAAACATAGGGTCAATTATAATTGCGGTTTTATTTTGCATATCTTGTGGGTATTTTTCAAAGAAAAATTCAGGCTCAAGCGTTTCTTCATTGCGTTGAATGCCTAAAAATCCCACGCTAGCCTTACCTAATAAATCAAGTGCAATATCACTCATACCAAGTGCAGCCCTTAAAATAGGCACTATTACAATATCATCACTGATAACTTCGCACTCACAAGGCATAAGTGGAGTTTGAACCTCCACTTTTTCTGTGCTTAAAAATTCACAAGCTTCATAAATCACAAATCCGCTAAGCTTTTTTATATGCTCACGGAATTCTCTACAAGATGTATTTTTATCTCTAATTTTCGCTAAATATGTTGATACTAATTTATTTTTAATTACTTTCATTTGAAAGTCTTTCAAAATAAGCCTTATCATCAAATTCTTTTATACCAGCTAAACCCTCATCAAACGCCGCTTTAGCAACTGCTGTACTAACCCACGCTCTAACACGCTCATCAAATGGTTTTGGTATTATTAAATCTCTTCCGTATTTTAAGTCTTTGCCATATAATTTTTTAGTTTTTTCGCTAACTTCAAGACGTCCTAATTCGCTAATAGCTCTAGCGGCTGCAAGTTTCATTCCTGAACTAATTTTAGTAGCATGAACATCTAATGCTCCACGGAAAATATATGGAAAGCCTAAAACATTATTGATTTGGTTGTCATAATCGCTTCTTCCAGTAGCTACGATAACATCTGAACGAATTCTTTTTGCATCATCTGGAATGATTTCTGGGTCAGGGTTTGCTAAAGCAAATACTATTGGGTCTTTTGCCATTGATTTTAACATAGTTTCAGTTAGCATTCCTGCTTTACTAAGTCCTAAGAAAACATCAGCACCTTTCATAATTTCTTCAAGTGTATTTTCTTCACATTCTCTTACTAATTCTAATTTATATTTATTTAAATCAGTTCTACGAGTATTGATAACACCTTTTGTATCAACTAAATAAATATTTTTTACACCTAAATCTTTATAAATTTTAGCACAAGCAATACCAGCTGCGCCAGCACCACAAACAACTACTTTTAAATCTTCTAATTTTTTACCTATTAAATCACAAGCATTAATAAGACCTGCTGCACTAATAATAGCTGTTCCGTGTTGGTCGTCGTGCATTACAGGAATACCTAAATCTTGTAATCTTTGTTCAATTTCAAAACATTTTGGTGCTTGAATATCTTCAAGATTAATTCCACCAAATGTAGGTGCTATTGCACGAACAGTTTTAATAATCTCTTCTGTATCTTGAGTTTCTAGCTCTATATCAAACGCATCTACACCTGCAAACTTTTTAAATAGACAACATTTTCCTTCCATAACAGGTTTTCCAGCAATACCACCAATATTTCCAAGTCCAAGCACAGCTGAACCATCACTAATAACTGCAACTAAATTTCTTTTACTAGTATATTTATAAGCTAAACTAGCATCTTTTGCTATTTCCTCGCAAGGATATGCAACACCTGGTGAATACGCTAAACTTAAACTTGAATACTCACTCATAGGAGTCTTAATCTCGGTTCCTAATTTACCACCTATATGATACCTTAAAGCATCTTCTCTTAAATTTGCCATTATATCTCCTTTAAAAATTTGTTAAATCTTTTTATTATTTCTTCTATTCCTAAAAATTCCATCATAGCATAAATACTAGGACTAATTGTTGTTCCTGTTAGTGCTAATCTTATTAATTGTGCTATGTCTTTTATCTTAGCATTATTATTCACTAAAAATTCTTTAGTGTTATTTTCATACTCAGCCTCACTATTTGCTGGTTTTAAATTTTCTATAAATTTAATAAATAAAGCTTTACTATTATCATTTACAAACTTAGTAACTCCACTTTCTTCGTAAGAATTTGGCTCGTTTATAATAATTTTTGCACTATTTATCAAATCTATTAAAGTCTTAGCTCTTTCCCTTAACATTGTTAATAAGAATGAATAATTCTTAACACTTGAAAAATCAAATCCTAAATCTTTACAAGCATTTACTAATCTTTCATCGCTAACGCTTTTTATATAATGAGCATTAATCCATTCTAATTTTTGTGCATTATATGTGCTTGCACCTTTGCTAACATTATCAAATGTAAAGCATTCTTTCATTTCTTGCATTGAAAATATTTCTTGGTCTTTGTTTGAAAACCCTAATCTTAATAAGAAATTTAGTAAAGCTTCAGGCAAATATCCTAAAGCCTTATATTCCATAACATCGGTTGCTCCGTGTCTTTTGCTAAGTTTTTTGCCATCTTCTCCATTTATCATAGCTAAATGATAAAAATTAGGAACCTTAAAGCCTAAAGCTTCATAAATTATTATTTGTTTTGGAGTATTTGAAAGATGGTCATCTCCACGAACAACATCAGTTACACCCATTAAAGCATCATCAACAACCACTACGAAATTATAAGTAGGAGTGCCATCAGCACGAGCTATTACAAAATCATCTAAAATATCAGCAGCGTTAAATCTAATTTCGCCCTTTACTCCATCATTTACTATTATTTCTCCATCAAGCGGTGCTTTAATCCTTACAACTGGTTTAATTCCTTCTGGTGGAGTGCCTTTAAAATCTCTGTATCTTCCATCATATTTAGGGCGTTCTTTTCTAGCTTCTTGCTCTGCTCTTAATGAGTTTAACTCATATTCACTCATATAACAATAATAAGCATTGCCACTATCAAGTAATTTTTGAATATATTCTTTATAAATATCTAATCTTTTACTTTGGTAAGTAATTTCCCCATCTACTTCTAAATCAACCCATTTAAAAGCTTCTAAAATAGCTTTGGTTGCTTCTTCGCTATTTCTTGCCATATCT is a window of Campylobacter sp. MG1 DNA encoding:
- the infA gene encoding translation initiation factor IF-1; this translates as MAKDDVIEIDGEVIEALPNATFKVELDNKHVILCHIAGKMRMHYIKIMPGDRVRVELTPYSLDKGRITYRHK
- a CDS encoding transglutaminase-like domain-containing protein, yielding MKRRTFLTLSSAVAANTLLSANETPLVNNTQATKDDSKEYIVSLKHNLSELGEVSKIWLPLPKSRSYQYLTSDIVNSGNYNEIYLSDFETNSLYASFSNVKAELITQFSIKTHDRITDFSKVNFNENEKLDESIAQYLKPSEHIFTSGIVKEYALKITKGIKGDLEKAKAIYDWVALNFTRDESVIGCGIGDAKAILESKKLYGKCTDISSVFVALLRSINIPARECFGIRLGASRFYAAMGSKENITKAQHCRAEFYLKGYGWIPCDPADVAKVKLSLNLDNNDSGIQKLREFQFGNWEMCWCEFNTKRDFVLIPRPAQAPLNNFGYVYAEVDSNTIDYYSPNEFVYEYTSKQI
- a CDS encoding heavy-metal-associated domain-containing protein, which gives rise to MKKILLLSLFLSVLNAYEYTLEIPKIHCPLCTAIVRKALLKIDGVNKVNVSLENKTAIIKSDKELNESIINQALFNTGYQGILK
- a CDS encoding rhodanese-like domain-containing protein, with the protein product MKKLLMFLGLFGFLNADVTNVKISEFDFSNNENLIDVRMPKEYAETGVVNGAKLITYLNEDGSINPEFLNEVNKNFAKDSKIAIMCKSGKRSAMVTKMLEQNGFTNIINLDGGMNELLKTDIKLVPYQN
- the upp gene encoding uracil phosphoribosyltransferase, coding for MKVIKNKLVSTYLAKIRDKNTSCREFREHIKKLSGFVIYEACEFLSTEKVEVQTPLMPCECEVISDDIVIVPILRAALGMSDIALDLLGKASVGFLGIQRNEETLEPEFFFEKYPQDMQNKTAIIIDPMFATGGSAIAAVDRLKKVGVKKIIFASIIAAPEAVSKMKAKHPDVALITACLDKGLNEKGYIIPGLGDAGDRIFNTLKD
- a CDS encoding malic enzyme-like NAD(P)-binding protein; the protein is MANLREDALRYHIGGKLGTEIKTPMSEYSSLSLAYSPGVAYPCEEIAKDASLAYKYTSKRNLVAVISDGSAVLGLGNIGGIAGKPVMEGKCCLFKKFAGVDAFDIELETQDTEEIIKTVRAIAPTFGGINLEDIQAPKCFEIEQRLQDLGIPVMHDDQHGTAIISAAGLINACDLIGKKLEDLKVVVCGAGAAGIACAKIYKDLGVKNIYLVDTKGVINTRRTDLNKYKLELVRECEENTLEEIMKGADVFLGLSKAGMLTETMLKSMAKDPIVFALANPDPEIIPDDAKRIRSDVIVATGRSDYDNQINNVLGFPYIFRGALDVHATKISSGMKLAAARAISELGRLEVSEKTKKLYGKDLKYGRDLIIPKPFDERVRAWVSTAVAKAAFDEGLAGIKEFDDKAYFERLSNESN
- the gltX gene encoding glutamate--tRNA ligase — translated: MIITRFAPSPTGFLHIGGLRTALFSYLYAKRNNGKFILRIEDTDMARNSEEATKAILEAFKWVDLEVDGEITYQSKRLDIYKEYIQKLLDSGNAYYCYMSEYELNSLRAEQEARKERPKYDGRYRDFKGTPPEGIKPVVRIKAPLDGEIIVNDGVKGEIRFNAADILDDFVIARADGTPTYNFVVVVDDALMGVTDVVRGDDHLSNTPKQIIIYEALGFKVPNFYHLAMINGEDGKKLSKRHGATDVMEYKALGYLPEALLNFLLRLGFSNKDQEIFSMQEMKECFTFDNVSKGASTYNAQKLEWINAHYIKSVSDERLVNACKDLGFDFSSVKNYSFLLTMLRERAKTLIDLINSAKIIINEPNSYEESGVTKFVNDNSKALFIKFIENLKPANSEAEYENNTKEFLVNNNAKIKDIAQLIRLALTGTTISPSIYAMMEFLGIEEIIKRFNKFLKEI